One genomic segment of Anguilla anguilla isolate fAngAng1 chromosome 2, fAngAng1.pri, whole genome shotgun sequence includes these proteins:
- the LOC118218372 gene encoding disks large-associated protein 5-like isoform X5: MYHVCKIPRMETRFSHLYQRDSSVSMLRVKMARRRSQSQKENRDRAVNRHRRLDQLPELEVSALDESVIKLPAAASDGMAPGQNQVKSGRSAAVEERKKMLARYKEAKELQKEKARREKEKKGGVFKVGVYKPQPLNVLPQISSAPIRAKTSVPAPSSRVTRSMKQQVQKPPTHRAAVAASRKVDPAEIRAPLSRAVGKPQSAAASARGKAAPAEAAVRPATSRAASRSQTASLAGARKPAPEAAANVSKTRAGNKQPAAPPIGRGKPAQGKSTTRAQSRVQKCAQPAEVEEMDTSPADPCSEAEQAQKEEQQEVEEEEEERKTEGENLPAGSSFAPQGFVFQAPCGLKPFPFVPLTPRSADAFLTPSYIGVPPALSFSPMPPRDQVEPPRSSPSPPPPLSPQEPQHNVLYFRSVLASETAQLSSLCEEWHLRPEDSSIPEESRDRIRTAVGQARLLMKERFSQFQGLVDDCELGRGEKVTTCTDLQGFWDMVYFQVEDVIRKFGALREAESRGWQEEHKSPPRPKKTKKPRPAAAAGKAGAGGGASAAARSRLAAVKAAMKAKRAAESAPMETQPDSAPPATQPDPTQTVVFHGGFFRVESPIRVPGASRRSSRRSAVPSLPGSPCPASQFTTPARHRPSVPAHPSPLPSLSLSTPTACTPRPLPQGQCTPPKPALHAGAPCGQSEYDGRQPVAAPAGGQAERTGTLTQPPEALEPSSQSQALERAAKTNSQYRLAPEEAEQTASQLEGVAEPKADGSVLPFPSLQALTPEAVGQNRSLCLSLSPCQTADQLPGEGCGLSFTLSPCQTADPASDCGLSLTLSPCPSDGAEQRSPSASSLSLPAPLDPHTPAPCSMDSPAGSSEACVAVSPDAPYAENTPGLDFERYLRPTLRCSPSPQAAAVAMEASPLLATSPCTDVQMDSPGPQLEGQPEGVSLAHAAPAPVQLVPLGHTFSPQAHQLEDGELLLFTSEPRDRVRQSVCEGDLMTFTPPCGR, translated from the exons ATGTATCATGTTTGTAAAATT CCTAGGATGGAGACGCGCTTCTCTCACCTCTACCAGCGGGACAGCAGTGTCTCCATGCTGCGGGTGAAGATGGCCCGTAGGCGATCCCAGTCCCAAAAGGAGAATCGGGACCGCGCTGTGAACCGTCACCGTCGCCTGGACCAGCTACCCGAGCTGGAGGTATCAGCCCTGGACGAGTCTGTAATCAAGCTTCCAGCGGCGGCCAGTGACGGGATGGCACCCGGGCAAAACCAAGTAAAAAGCG GCCGCAGTGCAGcggtggaggagaggaagaagatgCTGGCACGGTATAAGGAAGCCAAGGAGCTGCAGAAAGAGAAAGCgagaagagaaaaggagaagaaggGCGGGGTCTTCAAGGTGGGCGTGTATAAGCCCCAGCCCCTGAACGTACTGCCCCAGATCTCTTCTGCACCAATCAGGGCCAAG ACCTCAGTGCCAGCCCCGTCCAGCAGAGTCACACGCTCCATGAAGCAGCAGGTCCAGAAG CCACCAACGCACAGAGCGGCTGTTGCTGCATCCAGGAAAG TGGACCCCGCTGAGATCAGAGCGCCACTGAGCCGAGCTGTCGGCAAGCCGCAGTCCGCGGCCGCGTCTGCCCGAGGAAAAGCAGCTCCAG CGGAGGCAGCGGTCCGTCCCGCAACGAGCAGAGCGGCCAGCAGGTCTCAGACGGCCTCCCTGGCGGGTGCACGAAAACCTGCGCCAG AAGCAGCTGCCAATGTGTCGAAAACCAGAGCTGGCAACAAGCAGCCTGCAGCGCCTCCTATTGGCAGGGGCAAGCCTGCACAAG GCAAGAGCACGACAAGAGCACAATCCAGAGTGCAGAAG TGTGCCCAGCCTGCCGAGGTGGAAGAGATGGACACCAGCCCAGCTGACCCCTGCTCTGAAGCGGAGCAGGCACagaaggaggagcagcaggaggtggaggaggaggaggaggagaggaaaacagAGGGGGAGAATCTGCCTGCTGGGTCTTCTTTCGCCCCTCAGGGTTTTGTGTTCCAGGCTCCGTGTGGCCTCAAGCCCTTCCCGTTTGTCCCCCTCACCCCTCGCTCTGCCGACGCCTTCCTCACTCccag ttacatTGGCGTTCCTCCAgccctgtccttctctcccaTGCCCCCCCGGGACCAGGTGGAGCCCCCtcgctcttctccctctcccccgcctcctctctccccccaggaGCCACAGCACAACGTGCTGTACTTCAG GTCGGTGCTGGCCAGTGAGACGGCCCAGCTGAGCTCTCTGTGTGAGGAGTGGCATCTGCGGCCTGAGGACTCCTCCATCCCTGAGGAGA gccggGACAGGATCCGCACTGCGGTGGGCCAGGCCAGGCTGCTGATGAAGGAGCGCTTCAGCCAGTTCCAGGGCCTGGTGGACGACTGCGAGCTGGGCAGGGGGGAGAAGGTCACCACCTGCACCGACCTGCAGGGCTTCTGGGACATGGTCTACTTCCAG gtggagGACGTGATCAGGAAGTTTGGCGCTCTCCGAGAGGCGGAGTCTAGAGGCTGGCAGGAGGAGCACAAGTCTCCACCCCGCCCAAAAAAGACCAAG AAGCCACGCCCAGCTGCAGCCGCAGGGAAGGCCGGGGCCGGAGGCGGGGCCAGCGCCGCTGCCCGCAGTCGTCTGGCCGCGGTGAAGGCAGCCATGAAAGCCAAGCGCGCGGCGGAGTCGGCTCCCATGGAGACCCagcctgactccgcccctcctGCCACCCAGCCTGACCCCACCCAGACCGTGGTCTTCCACGGGGGCTTCTTCCGCGTAGAGAGCCCCATCCGCGTGCCTG gggccTCAAGACGATCCTCTCGTAGGAGTGCCgtaccctccctccctggctctCCGTGCCCCGCCTCACAATTCACCACCCCGGCGAGGCATCGCCCCTCTGTGCCCGCTCACCCGTCCCctcttccctcgctctctctcagcacccccactgcctgcacacctcgccccctccctcagGGTCAGTGCACTCCTCCCAAACCTGCTCTCCATGCTGGCGCCCCCTGTGGCCAGTCAGAGTATGATGGCAGGCAGCCTGTGgctgctcctgcagggggcCAGGCCGAGCGTACTGGAACCCTCACCCAGCCTCCAGAAGCCCTAGAGccctccagccaatcacaggccctAGAGCGTGCGGCAAAAACCAACAGCCAGTACAGGCTTGCCCCAGAGGAGGCGGAACAAACAGCCAGCCAATTGGAGGGTGTGGCCGAGCCCAAAGCAGACGGCAGTGTTCTTCCCTTCCCATCTCTCCAGGCTCTGACGCCTGAGGCTGTGGGCCAGAACCGcagcctctgcctctccctctccccctgtcagACAGCAGATCAGCTTCCTGGTGAAGGCTGTGGGTTAAGCTTCACCCTGTCCCCCTGTCAGACAGCAG ATCCCGCTTCAGACTGCGGGTTAagcctcaccctctccccctgcccATCTGACGGTGCCGAACAGCGTTCCCCTTCCGCCTCCTCCCTGAGCCTCCCGGCCCCCCTGGACCCTCACACACCAGCGCCCTGCAGCATGGACAG CCCGGCTGGTTCTTCTGAGGCCTGCGTGGCTGTCTCTCCGGACGCACCCTACGCTGAG AACACTCCAGGTTTGGACTTTGAGCGTTACCTACGGCCCACCCTGAGGTGCAGCCCTTCGCCACAGGCGGCTGCGGTCGCCATGGAAGCATCGCCGCTGCTGGCAACGTCCCCGTGCACCGACGTGCAGATGGACAGTCCTGGACCTCAGCTGGAGGGGCAGCCGGAGGGAGTTTCCCTGGCGCACGCGG ccccagcCCCAGTCCAGCTGGTTCCCCTCGGACACACGTTCTCCCCGCAGGCACACCAG ctggAAGACGGAGAGCTGCTTCTCTTTACCTCTGAGCCGCGGGACAGAGTGCGCCAGTCAGTGTGTGAGGGAGACCTCATGACCTTCACCCCTCCCTGTGGCCGCTGA
- the LOC118218372 gene encoding disks large-associated protein 5-like isoform X4 codes for METRFSHLYQRDSSVSMLRVKMARRRSQSQKENRDRAVNRHRRLDQLPELEVSALDESVIKLPAAASDGMAPGQNQVKSGRSAAVEERKKMLARYKEAKELQKEKARREKEKKGGVFKVGVYKPQPLNVLPQISSAPIRAKTSVPAPSSRVTRSMKQQVQKPPTHRAAVAASRKVDPAEIRAPLSRAVGKPQSAAASARGKAAPAEAAVRPATSRAASRSQTASLAGARKPAPEAAANVSKTRAGNKQPAAPPIGRGKPAQGKSTTRAQSRVQKCAQPAEVEEMDTSPADPCSEAEQAQKEEQQEVEEEEEERKTEGENLPAGSSFAPQGFVFQAPCGLKPFPFVPLTPRSADAFLTPSYIGVPPALSFSPMPPRDQVEPPRSSPSPPPPLSPQEPQHNVLYFRSVLASETAQLSSLCEEWHLRPEDSSIPEESRDRIRTAVGQARLLMKERFSQFQGLVDDCELGRGEKVTTCTDLQGFWDMVYFQVEDVIRKFGALREAESRGWQEEHKSPPRPKKTKKPRPAAAAGKAGAGGGASAAARSRLAAVKAAMKAKRAAESAPMETQPDSAPPATQPDPTQTVVFHGGFFRVESPIRVPGASRRSSRRSAVPSLPGSPCPASQFTTPARHRPSVPAHPSPLPSLSLSTPTACTPRPLPQGQCTPPKPALHAGAPCGQSEYDGRQPVAAPAGGQAERTGTLTQPPEALEPSSQSQALERAAKTNSQYRLAPEEAEQTASQLEGVAEPKADGSVLPFPSLQALTPEAVGQNRSLCLSLSPCQTADQLPGEGCGLSFTLSPCQTADQLPGEGCGLSFTLSPCQTADQLPGEGCGLSFTLSPCQTADPASDCGLSLTLSPCPSDGAEQRSPSASSLSLPAPLDPHTPAPCSMDSPAGSSEACVAVSPDAPYAENTPGLDFERYLRPTLRCSPSPQAAAVAMEASPLLATSPCTDVQMDSPGPQLEGQPEGVSLAHAAPAPVQLVPLGHTFSPQAHQLEDGELLLFTSEPRDRVRQSVCEGDLMTFTPPCGR; via the exons ATGGAGACGCGCTTCTCTCACCTCTACCAGCGGGACAGCAGTGTCTCCATGCTGCGGGTGAAGATGGCCCGTAGGCGATCCCAGTCCCAAAAGGAGAATCGGGACCGCGCTGTGAACCGTCACCGTCGCCTGGACCAGCTACCCGAGCTGGAGGTATCAGCCCTGGACGAGTCTGTAATCAAGCTTCCAGCGGCGGCCAGTGACGGGATGGCACCCGGGCAAAACCAAGTAAAAAGCG GCCGCAGTGCAGcggtggaggagaggaagaagatgCTGGCACGGTATAAGGAAGCCAAGGAGCTGCAGAAAGAGAAAGCgagaagagaaaaggagaagaaggGCGGGGTCTTCAAGGTGGGCGTGTATAAGCCCCAGCCCCTGAACGTACTGCCCCAGATCTCTTCTGCACCAATCAGGGCCAAG ACCTCAGTGCCAGCCCCGTCCAGCAGAGTCACACGCTCCATGAAGCAGCAGGTCCAGAAG CCACCAACGCACAGAGCGGCTGTTGCTGCATCCAGGAAAG TGGACCCCGCTGAGATCAGAGCGCCACTGAGCCGAGCTGTCGGCAAGCCGCAGTCCGCGGCCGCGTCTGCCCGAGGAAAAGCAGCTCCAG CGGAGGCAGCGGTCCGTCCCGCAACGAGCAGAGCGGCCAGCAGGTCTCAGACGGCCTCCCTGGCGGGTGCACGAAAACCTGCGCCAG AAGCAGCTGCCAATGTGTCGAAAACCAGAGCTGGCAACAAGCAGCCTGCAGCGCCTCCTATTGGCAGGGGCAAGCCTGCACAAG GCAAGAGCACGACAAGAGCACAATCCAGAGTGCAGAAG TGTGCCCAGCCTGCCGAGGTGGAAGAGATGGACACCAGCCCAGCTGACCCCTGCTCTGAAGCGGAGCAGGCACagaaggaggagcagcaggaggtggaggaggaggaggaggagaggaaaacagAGGGGGAGAATCTGCCTGCTGGGTCTTCTTTCGCCCCTCAGGGTTTTGTGTTCCAGGCTCCGTGTGGCCTCAAGCCCTTCCCGTTTGTCCCCCTCACCCCTCGCTCTGCCGACGCCTTCCTCACTCccag ttacatTGGCGTTCCTCCAgccctgtccttctctcccaTGCCCCCCCGGGACCAGGTGGAGCCCCCtcgctcttctccctctcccccgcctcctctctccccccaggaGCCACAGCACAACGTGCTGTACTTCAG GTCGGTGCTGGCCAGTGAGACGGCCCAGCTGAGCTCTCTGTGTGAGGAGTGGCATCTGCGGCCTGAGGACTCCTCCATCCCTGAGGAGA gccggGACAGGATCCGCACTGCGGTGGGCCAGGCCAGGCTGCTGATGAAGGAGCGCTTCAGCCAGTTCCAGGGCCTGGTGGACGACTGCGAGCTGGGCAGGGGGGAGAAGGTCACCACCTGCACCGACCTGCAGGGCTTCTGGGACATGGTCTACTTCCAG gtggagGACGTGATCAGGAAGTTTGGCGCTCTCCGAGAGGCGGAGTCTAGAGGCTGGCAGGAGGAGCACAAGTCTCCACCCCGCCCAAAAAAGACCAAG AAGCCACGCCCAGCTGCAGCCGCAGGGAAGGCCGGGGCCGGAGGCGGGGCCAGCGCCGCTGCCCGCAGTCGTCTGGCCGCGGTGAAGGCAGCCATGAAAGCCAAGCGCGCGGCGGAGTCGGCTCCCATGGAGACCCagcctgactccgcccctcctGCCACCCAGCCTGACCCCACCCAGACCGTGGTCTTCCACGGGGGCTTCTTCCGCGTAGAGAGCCCCATCCGCGTGCCTG gggccTCAAGACGATCCTCTCGTAGGAGTGCCgtaccctccctccctggctctCCGTGCCCCGCCTCACAATTCACCACCCCGGCGAGGCATCGCCCCTCTGTGCCCGCTCACCCGTCCCctcttccctcgctctctctcagcacccccactgcctgcacacctcgccccctccctcagGGTCAGTGCACTCCTCCCAAACCTGCTCTCCATGCTGGCGCCCCCTGTGGCCAGTCAGAGTATGATGGCAGGCAGCCTGTGgctgctcctgcagggggcCAGGCCGAGCGTACTGGAACCCTCACCCAGCCTCCAGAAGCCCTAGAGccctccagccaatcacaggccctAGAGCGTGCGGCAAAAACCAACAGCCAGTACAGGCTTGCCCCAGAGGAGGCGGAACAAACAGCCAGCCAATTGGAGGGTGTGGCCGAGCCCAAAGCAGACGGCAGTGTTCTTCCCTTCCCATCTCTCCAGGCTCTGACGCCTGAGGCTGTGGGCCAGAACCGcagcctctgcctctccctctccccctgtcagACAGCAGATCAGCTTCCTGGTGAAGGCTGTGGGTTAAGCTTCACCCTGTCCCCCTGTCAGACAGCAGATCAGCTTCCTGGTGAAGGCTGTGGGTTAAGCTTCACCCTGTCCCCCTGTCAGACAGCAGATCAGCTTCCTGGTGAAGGCTGTGGGTTAAGCTTCACCCTGTCCCCCTGTCAGACAGCAGATCCCGCTTCAGACTGCGGGTTAagcctcaccctctccccctgcccATCTGACGGTGCCGAACAGCGTTCCCCTTCCGCCTCCTCCCTGAGCCTCCCGGCCCCCCTGGACCCTCACACACCAGCGCCCTGCAGCATGGACAG CCCGGCTGGTTCTTCTGAGGCCTGCGTGGCTGTCTCTCCGGACGCACCCTACGCTGAG AACACTCCAGGTTTGGACTTTGAGCGTTACCTACGGCCCACCCTGAGGTGCAGCCCTTCGCCACAGGCGGCTGCGGTCGCCATGGAAGCATCGCCGCTGCTGGCAACGTCCCCGTGCACCGACGTGCAGATGGACAGTCCTGGACCTCAGCTGGAGGGGCAGCCGGAGGGAGTTTCCCTGGCGCACGCGG ccccagcCCCAGTCCAGCTGGTTCCCCTCGGACACACGTTCTCCCCGCAGGCACACCAG ctggAAGACGGAGAGCTGCTTCTCTTTACCTCTGAGCCGCGGGACAGAGTGCGCCAGTCAGTGTGTGAGGGAGACCTCATGACCTTCACCCCTCCCTGTGGCCGCTGA
- the LOC118218372 gene encoding disks large-associated protein 5-like isoform X2, translated as MYHVCKIPRMETRFSHLYQRDSSVSMLRVKMARRRSQSQKENRDRAVNRHRRLDQLPELEVSALDESVIKLPAAASDGMAPGQNQVKSGRSAAVEERKKMLARYKEAKELQKEKARREKEKKGGVFKVGVYKPQPLNVLPQISSAPIRAKTSVPAPSSRVTRSMKQQVQKPPTHRAAVAASRKVDPAEIRAPLSRAVGKPQSAAASARGKAAPAEAAVRPATSRAASRSQTASLAGARKPAPAAANVSKTRAGNKQPAAPPIGRGKPAQGKSTTRAQSRVQKCAQPAEVEEMDTSPADPCSEAEQAQKEEQQEVEEEEEERKTEGENLPAGSSFAPQGFVFQAPCGLKPFPFVPLTPRSADAFLTPSYIGVPPALSFSPMPPRDQVEPPRSSPSPPPPLSPQEPQHNVLYFRSVLASETAQLSSLCEEWHLRPEDSSIPEESRDRIRTAVGQARLLMKERFSQFQGLVDDCELGRGEKVTTCTDLQGFWDMVYFQVEDVIRKFGALREAESRGWQEEHKSPPRPKKTKKPRPAAAAGKAGAGGGASAAARSRLAAVKAAMKAKRAAESAPMETQPDSAPPATQPDPTQTVVFHGGFFRVESPIRVPGASRRSSRRSAVPSLPGSPCPASQFTTPARHRPSVPAHPSPLPSLSLSTPTACTPRPLPQGQCTPPKPALHAGAPCGQSEYDGRQPVAAPAGGQAERTGTLTQPPEALEPSSQSQALERAAKTNSQYRLAPEEAEQTASQLEGVAEPKADGSVLPFPSLQALTPEAVGQNRSLCLSLSPCQTADQLPGEGCGLSFTLSPCQTADQLPGEGCGLSFTLSPCQTADQLPGEGCGLSFTLSPCQTADPASDCGLSLTLSPCPSDGAEQRSPSASSLSLPAPLDPHTPAPCSMDSPAGSSEACVAVSPDAPYAENTPGLDFERYLRPTLRCSPSPQAAAVAMEASPLLATSPCTDVQMDSPGPQLEGQPEGVSLAHAAPAPVQLVPLGHTFSPQAHQLEDGELLLFTSEPRDRVRQSVCEGDLMTFTPPCGR; from the exons ATGTATCATGTTTGTAAAATT CCTAGGATGGAGACGCGCTTCTCTCACCTCTACCAGCGGGACAGCAGTGTCTCCATGCTGCGGGTGAAGATGGCCCGTAGGCGATCCCAGTCCCAAAAGGAGAATCGGGACCGCGCTGTGAACCGTCACCGTCGCCTGGACCAGCTACCCGAGCTGGAGGTATCAGCCCTGGACGAGTCTGTAATCAAGCTTCCAGCGGCGGCCAGTGACGGGATGGCACCCGGGCAAAACCAAGTAAAAAGCG GCCGCAGTGCAGcggtggaggagaggaagaagatgCTGGCACGGTATAAGGAAGCCAAGGAGCTGCAGAAAGAGAAAGCgagaagagaaaaggagaagaaggGCGGGGTCTTCAAGGTGGGCGTGTATAAGCCCCAGCCCCTGAACGTACTGCCCCAGATCTCTTCTGCACCAATCAGGGCCAAG ACCTCAGTGCCAGCCCCGTCCAGCAGAGTCACACGCTCCATGAAGCAGCAGGTCCAGAAG CCACCAACGCACAGAGCGGCTGTTGCTGCATCCAGGAAAG TGGACCCCGCTGAGATCAGAGCGCCACTGAGCCGAGCTGTCGGCAAGCCGCAGTCCGCGGCCGCGTCTGCCCGAGGAAAAGCAGCTCCAG CGGAGGCAGCGGTCCGTCCCGCAACGAGCAGAGCGGCCAGCAGGTCTCAGACGGCCTCCCTGGCGGGTGCACGAAAACCTGCGCCAG CAGCTGCCAATGTGTCGAAAACCAGAGCTGGCAACAAGCAGCCTGCAGCGCCTCCTATTGGCAGGGGCAAGCCTGCACAAG GCAAGAGCACGACAAGAGCACAATCCAGAGTGCAGAAG TGTGCCCAGCCTGCCGAGGTGGAAGAGATGGACACCAGCCCAGCTGACCCCTGCTCTGAAGCGGAGCAGGCACagaaggaggagcagcaggaggtggaggaggaggaggaggagaggaaaacagAGGGGGAGAATCTGCCTGCTGGGTCTTCTTTCGCCCCTCAGGGTTTTGTGTTCCAGGCTCCGTGTGGCCTCAAGCCCTTCCCGTTTGTCCCCCTCACCCCTCGCTCTGCCGACGCCTTCCTCACTCccag ttacatTGGCGTTCCTCCAgccctgtccttctctcccaTGCCCCCCCGGGACCAGGTGGAGCCCCCtcgctcttctccctctcccccgcctcctctctccccccaggaGCCACAGCACAACGTGCTGTACTTCAG GTCGGTGCTGGCCAGTGAGACGGCCCAGCTGAGCTCTCTGTGTGAGGAGTGGCATCTGCGGCCTGAGGACTCCTCCATCCCTGAGGAGA gccggGACAGGATCCGCACTGCGGTGGGCCAGGCCAGGCTGCTGATGAAGGAGCGCTTCAGCCAGTTCCAGGGCCTGGTGGACGACTGCGAGCTGGGCAGGGGGGAGAAGGTCACCACCTGCACCGACCTGCAGGGCTTCTGGGACATGGTCTACTTCCAG gtggagGACGTGATCAGGAAGTTTGGCGCTCTCCGAGAGGCGGAGTCTAGAGGCTGGCAGGAGGAGCACAAGTCTCCACCCCGCCCAAAAAAGACCAAG AAGCCACGCCCAGCTGCAGCCGCAGGGAAGGCCGGGGCCGGAGGCGGGGCCAGCGCCGCTGCCCGCAGTCGTCTGGCCGCGGTGAAGGCAGCCATGAAAGCCAAGCGCGCGGCGGAGTCGGCTCCCATGGAGACCCagcctgactccgcccctcctGCCACCCAGCCTGACCCCACCCAGACCGTGGTCTTCCACGGGGGCTTCTTCCGCGTAGAGAGCCCCATCCGCGTGCCTG gggccTCAAGACGATCCTCTCGTAGGAGTGCCgtaccctccctccctggctctCCGTGCCCCGCCTCACAATTCACCACCCCGGCGAGGCATCGCCCCTCTGTGCCCGCTCACCCGTCCCctcttccctcgctctctctcagcacccccactgcctgcacacctcgccccctccctcagGGTCAGTGCACTCCTCCCAAACCTGCTCTCCATGCTGGCGCCCCCTGTGGCCAGTCAGAGTATGATGGCAGGCAGCCTGTGgctgctcctgcagggggcCAGGCCGAGCGTACTGGAACCCTCACCCAGCCTCCAGAAGCCCTAGAGccctccagccaatcacaggccctAGAGCGTGCGGCAAAAACCAACAGCCAGTACAGGCTTGCCCCAGAGGAGGCGGAACAAACAGCCAGCCAATTGGAGGGTGTGGCCGAGCCCAAAGCAGACGGCAGTGTTCTTCCCTTCCCATCTCTCCAGGCTCTGACGCCTGAGGCTGTGGGCCAGAACCGcagcctctgcctctccctctccccctgtcagACAGCAGATCAGCTTCCTGGTGAAGGCTGTGGGTTAAGCTTCACCCTGTCCCCCTGTCAGACAGCAGATCAGCTTCCTGGTGAAGGCTGTGGGTTAAGCTTCACCCTGTCCCCCTGTCAGACAGCAGATCAGCTTCCTGGTGAAGGCTGTGGGTTAAGCTTCACCCTGTCCCCCTGTCAGACAGCAGATCCCGCTTCAGACTGCGGGTTAagcctcaccctctccccctgcccATCTGACGGTGCCGAACAGCGTTCCCCTTCCGCCTCCTCCCTGAGCCTCCCGGCCCCCCTGGACCCTCACACACCAGCGCCCTGCAGCATGGACAG CCCGGCTGGTTCTTCTGAGGCCTGCGTGGCTGTCTCTCCGGACGCACCCTACGCTGAG AACACTCCAGGTTTGGACTTTGAGCGTTACCTACGGCCCACCCTGAGGTGCAGCCCTTCGCCACAGGCGGCTGCGGTCGCCATGGAAGCATCGCCGCTGCTGGCAACGTCCCCGTGCACCGACGTGCAGATGGACAGTCCTGGACCTCAGCTGGAGGGGCAGCCGGAGGGAGTTTCCCTGGCGCACGCGG ccccagcCCCAGTCCAGCTGGTTCCCCTCGGACACACGTTCTCCCCGCAGGCACACCAG ctggAAGACGGAGAGCTGCTTCTCTTTACCTCTGAGCCGCGGGACAGAGTGCGCCAGTCAGTGTGTGAGGGAGACCTCATGACCTTCACCCCTCCCTGTGGCCGCTGA